A single Nicotiana tabacum cultivar K326 chromosome 5, ASM71507v2, whole genome shotgun sequence DNA region contains:
- the LOC107766321 gene encoding uncharacterized protein LOC107766321 isoform X3: MVSEALQQSFMATKRSCTSSLPWIWVIEALASFNEIDTSLLINLVKRTPDISDLGRNAKEMVSLRVLESLFVQRNPNANNVASVPGAEIELDPSKSCEDVLHRILLEISASDIKTAAPEMLKWDVRSFIMKKRSLLPKCLLKQLKDNIVDSTSPLSGSLKERSRLEFGNHSRDSDPVDAVDSDGFKQGHEVGGTNTQHVAPTRNSDAFTQADKNTTYPVYSHSVGSGKGSMYADLTDKNGKTKSQLGRALVRAKRSIDASTAHEVEVNETEAISENSSDPCAKAAKKLKQFVFSPIRNTVPDLLLSGRDAFPAESSGGSQPIVQNGNSKDEAQVGAFEANGGLNDGCAEHAASRSGLHGSDSNHNEFLPQRMSTDNKFQNIGRSSNGCTELGTSSGSGSCQVVMQQDSRTHGSKHDLEFNLPQDLQHGEPSKVAKENIEQSHEFEFSNDTDEYHDESTALASRKNDFLSSQYAQGEDFLAAADCNELNLCVKCNVGGKLFVCSSDTCPLMLHESCLGSVPNFDYKGNFYCPFCAYSRAISEYLDGKKKVSLARKHLAAFIGLGAGQQSKKLLPKSQGMKPHQSREDKNEQLCHNENGRSSLNEVTEAGSAPVDRNSVGVQIMQTGSPQPEASAPEQCLVAGQQPEGSELGCHRSKQNQSREEEELCHNGNGNKNSLKKADEAGSGPVNINSTNAELMQMYPPQPPVSHEPVCQGSSSIEENSEEDDIGSRYRVQFRNPEKKHTFPITPQLRRRKVQWTKIEEETLKSYFALGYLLVLVFAIAAAGGSTTILTFS, translated from the exons ATGGTCTCTGAAGCACTGCAACAGTCTTTCATGGCTACCAAACGTTCCTGTACATCATCTCTACCCTGGATTTGGGTGATTGAAGCACTAGCAAGCTTCAATGAAATAGATACATCTTTACTCATCA ATTTGGTTAAGAGGACTCCTGACATTTCCGATCTGGGGAGAAATGCTAAGGAAATGGTTTCCTTGAGAGTTTTAGAGAGCTTATTTGTCCAAAGAAACCCGAATGCAAATAATGTTGCTTCAGTTCCAGGTGCCGAAATTGAACTTGATCCATCAAAGAGCTGTGAAGATGTCCTTCACCGAATATTGTTGGAG ATTTCTGCATCAGATATAAAAACAGCAGCGCCTGAGATGTTGAAATGGGATGTTCGGTCATTCATTATGAAAAAGAGATCTCTCCTGCCGAAGTGTCTTTTGAAACAA CTTAAAGATAACATTGTAGATTCTACCAGTCCTCTTTCTGGATCCTTGAAAGAAAGAAGTCGATTGGAGTTCGGGAATCACTCCAGAGATAGTGATCCTGTTGATGCTGTTGATTCTGATGGCTTTAAGCAGGGACATGAAGTAGGAGGCACAAATACCCAACATGTTGCACCAACTAGGAACTCGGATGCTTTTACCCAGGCCGATAAAAatacaacatacccagtatattcccacagtgtggggtctgggaagggtagtatGTACGCTGACCTTACCGATAAAAATGGCAAGACAAAAAGTCAGCTTGGAAGAGCTCTGGTGCGTGCTAAGCGGAGTATCGATGCCTCCACTGCTCATGAAGTAGAAGTCAATGAAACTGAAGCCATATCAGAGAACAGTTCTGATCCTTGTGCTAAGGCTGCCAAGAAGTTGAAGCAGTTTGTCTTTAGTCCCATTCGAAACACAGTTCCTGATTTGCTATTGTCTGGGAGAGATGCATTCCCAGCAGAATCATCTGGAGGAAGTCAACCTATTGTTCAAAATGGGAACTCGAAAGATGAAGCTCAAGTTGGGGCCTTCGAAGCAAATGGAGGCCTGAACGATGGTTGTGCTGAGCATGCTGCATCAAGAAGTGGTTTACATGGAAGTGACTCTAATCACAATGAGTTCTTGCCTCAAAGAATGAGCACAgacaacaagttccaaaatattGGACGTAGCAGCAATGGTTGTACTGAACTTGGAACATCCAGTGGCTCTGGCTCATGCCAGGTGGTGATGCAACAAGATTCTCGCACTCATGGATCCAAACATGACCTGGAGTTTAATCTTCCACAAGATTTGCAACATGGTGAGCCTTCAAAAGTAGCCAAAGAGAATATTGAGCAAAGTCATGAATTTGAGTTCTCTAATGATACTGATGAGTATCACGATGAGAGCACTGCTCTTGCTTCACGGAAGAATGATTTCTTGAGCTCGCAATATGCTCAGGGTGAAGATTTTTTGGCAGCTGCTGATTGTAATGAGCTTAATCTTTGTGTGAAGTGTAATGTAGGGGGGAAATTATTTGTCTGTAGTTCTGACACCTGCCCATTAATGCTTCATGAAAGTTGCTTGGGTTCTGTACCCAACTTTGATTACAAAGGGAACTTCTACTGCCCCTTTTGTGCATATTCTCGAGCAATTTCTGAATACCTGGACGGTAAGAAGAAGGTCTCACTTGCTAGGAAACATTTGGCTGCATTTATTGGCTTGGGAGCTGGACAACAATCAAAGAAGTTGCTACCTAAATCACAAGGAATGAAGCCGCATCAATCTCGAGAGGATAAGAATGAGCAATTATGCCACAATGAGAATGGGAGGAGTTCCTTGAATGAGGTTACAGAAGCAGGAAGTGCTCCAGTCGACAGGAATTCCGTTGGAGTTCAAATCATGCAGACGGGTTCACCTCAACCAGAGGCTTCTGCACCTGAACAATGCTTGGTAGCTGGTCAACAACCTGAAGGATCAGAACTTGGATGTCATAGATCTAAGCAGAATCAGTCCAGAGAGGAAGAAGAGTTGTGTCATAATGGGAATGGAAACAAGAATTCTTTGAAGAAGGCTGATGAAGCGGGAAGTGGTCCTGTTAATATAAATTCTACGAATGCTGAACTCATGCAGATGTATCCACCTCAACCACCTGTTTCTCATGAACCTGTGTGTCAAGGAAGTTCTTCTATAGAAGAAAATTCTGAAGAAGATGATATTGGTTCCAGATATCGTGTACAATTTAGGAATCCAGAGAAGAAGCA TACCTTTCCCATAACACCTCAATTGAGGAGGAGGAAGGTCCAATGGACAAAGATAGAGGAGGAAACGTTAAAG TCATACTTTGCCCTTGGCTATCTTCTGGTACTAGTCTTTGCCATTGCTGCTGCAGGAGGGAGTACAACGATTCTCACATTTTCCTGA
- the LOC107766321 gene encoding uncharacterized protein LOC107766321 isoform X2, with translation MVSEALQQSFMATKRSCTSSLPWIWVIEALASFNEIDTSLLINLVKRTPDISDLGRNAKEMVSLRVLESLFVQRNPNANNVASVPGAEIELDPSKSCEDVLHRILLEISASDIKTAAPEMLKWDVRSFIMKKRSLLPKCLLKQLKDNIVDSTSPLSGSLKERSRLEFGNHSRDSDPVDAVDSDGFKQGHEVGGTNTQHVAPTRNSDAFTQADKNTTYPVYSHSVGSGKGSMYADLTDKNGKTKSQLGRALVRAKRSIDASTAHEVEVNETEAISENSSDPCAKAAKKLKQFVFSPIRNTVPDLLLSGRDAFPAESSGGSQPIVQNGNSKDEAQVGAFEANGGLNDGCAEHAASRSGLHGSDSNHNEFLPQRMSTDNKFQNIGRSSNGCTELGTSSGSGSCQVVMQQDSRTHGSKHDLEFNLPQDLQHGEPSKVAKENIEQSHEFEFSNDTDEYHDESTALASRKNDFLSSQYAQGEDFLAAADCNELNLCVKCNVGGKLFVCSSDTCPLMLHESCLGSVPNFDYKGNFYCPFCAYSRAISEYLDGKKKVSLARKHLAAFIGLGAGQQSKKLLPKSQGMKPHQSREDKNEQLCHNENGRSSLNEVTEAGSAPVDRNSVGVQIMQTGSPQPEASAPEQCLVAGQQPEGSELGCHRSKQNQSREEEELCHNGNGNKNSLKKADEAGSGPVNINSTNAELMQMYPPQPPVSHEPVCQGSSSIEENSEEDDIGSRYRVQFRNPEKKHTFPITPQLRRRKVQWTKIEEETLKEGVQRFSHFPDRWKQILEFGCDVFLKGRTTGDLKDKWRNMSRAKERAT, from the exons ATGGTCTCTGAAGCACTGCAACAGTCTTTCATGGCTACCAAACGTTCCTGTACATCATCTCTACCCTGGATTTGGGTGATTGAAGCACTAGCAAGCTTCAATGAAATAGATACATCTTTACTCATCA ATTTGGTTAAGAGGACTCCTGACATTTCCGATCTGGGGAGAAATGCTAAGGAAATGGTTTCCTTGAGAGTTTTAGAGAGCTTATTTGTCCAAAGAAACCCGAATGCAAATAATGTTGCTTCAGTTCCAGGTGCCGAAATTGAACTTGATCCATCAAAGAGCTGTGAAGATGTCCTTCACCGAATATTGTTGGAG ATTTCTGCATCAGATATAAAAACAGCAGCGCCTGAGATGTTGAAATGGGATGTTCGGTCATTCATTATGAAAAAGAGATCTCTCCTGCCGAAGTGTCTTTTGAAACAA CTTAAAGATAACATTGTAGATTCTACCAGTCCTCTTTCTGGATCCTTGAAAGAAAGAAGTCGATTGGAGTTCGGGAATCACTCCAGAGATAGTGATCCTGTTGATGCTGTTGATTCTGATGGCTTTAAGCAGGGACATGAAGTAGGAGGCACAAATACCCAACATGTTGCACCAACTAGGAACTCGGATGCTTTTACCCAGGCCGATAAAAatacaacatacccagtatattcccacagtgtggggtctgggaagggtagtatGTACGCTGACCTTACCGATAAAAATGGCAAGACAAAAAGTCAGCTTGGAAGAGCTCTGGTGCGTGCTAAGCGGAGTATCGATGCCTCCACTGCTCATGAAGTAGAAGTCAATGAAACTGAAGCCATATCAGAGAACAGTTCTGATCCTTGTGCTAAGGCTGCCAAGAAGTTGAAGCAGTTTGTCTTTAGTCCCATTCGAAACACAGTTCCTGATTTGCTATTGTCTGGGAGAGATGCATTCCCAGCAGAATCATCTGGAGGAAGTCAACCTATTGTTCAAAATGGGAACTCGAAAGATGAAGCTCAAGTTGGGGCCTTCGAAGCAAATGGAGGCCTGAACGATGGTTGTGCTGAGCATGCTGCATCAAGAAGTGGTTTACATGGAAGTGACTCTAATCACAATGAGTTCTTGCCTCAAAGAATGAGCACAgacaacaagttccaaaatattGGACGTAGCAGCAATGGTTGTACTGAACTTGGAACATCCAGTGGCTCTGGCTCATGCCAGGTGGTGATGCAACAAGATTCTCGCACTCATGGATCCAAACATGACCTGGAGTTTAATCTTCCACAAGATTTGCAACATGGTGAGCCTTCAAAAGTAGCCAAAGAGAATATTGAGCAAAGTCATGAATTTGAGTTCTCTAATGATACTGATGAGTATCACGATGAGAGCACTGCTCTTGCTTCACGGAAGAATGATTTCTTGAGCTCGCAATATGCTCAGGGTGAAGATTTTTTGGCAGCTGCTGATTGTAATGAGCTTAATCTTTGTGTGAAGTGTAATGTAGGGGGGAAATTATTTGTCTGTAGTTCTGACACCTGCCCATTAATGCTTCATGAAAGTTGCTTGGGTTCTGTACCCAACTTTGATTACAAAGGGAACTTCTACTGCCCCTTTTGTGCATATTCTCGAGCAATTTCTGAATACCTGGACGGTAAGAAGAAGGTCTCACTTGCTAGGAAACATTTGGCTGCATTTATTGGCTTGGGAGCTGGACAACAATCAAAGAAGTTGCTACCTAAATCACAAGGAATGAAGCCGCATCAATCTCGAGAGGATAAGAATGAGCAATTATGCCACAATGAGAATGGGAGGAGTTCCTTGAATGAGGTTACAGAAGCAGGAAGTGCTCCAGTCGACAGGAATTCCGTTGGAGTTCAAATCATGCAGACGGGTTCACCTCAACCAGAGGCTTCTGCACCTGAACAATGCTTGGTAGCTGGTCAACAACCTGAAGGATCAGAACTTGGATGTCATAGATCTAAGCAGAATCAGTCCAGAGAGGAAGAAGAGTTGTGTCATAATGGGAATGGAAACAAGAATTCTTTGAAGAAGGCTGATGAAGCGGGAAGTGGTCCTGTTAATATAAATTCTACGAATGCTGAACTCATGCAGATGTATCCACCTCAACCACCTGTTTCTCATGAACCTGTGTGTCAAGGAAGTTCTTCTATAGAAGAAAATTCTGAAGAAGATGATATTGGTTCCAGATATCGTGTACAATTTAGGAATCCAGAGAAGAAGCA TACCTTTCCCATAACACCTCAATTGAGGAGGAGGAAGGTCCAATGGACAAAGATAGAGGAGGAAACGTTAAAG GAGGGAGTACAACGATTCTCACATTTTCCTGATAGATGGAAGCAGATTTTGGAATTTGGATGTGATGTTTTCCTGAAAGGTCGGACCACTGGGGACCTTAAAGATAAGTGGAGGAACATGAGCAGAGCAAAGGAGAGAGCAACGTAA
- the LOC107766321 gene encoding uncharacterized protein LOC107766321 isoform X1, protein MVSEALQQSFMATKRSCTSSLPWIWVIEALASFNEIDTSLLINLVKRTPDISDLGRNAKEMVSLRVLESLFVQRNPNANNVASVPGAEIELDPSKSCEDVLHRILLEISASDIKTAAPEMLKWDVRSFIMKKRSLLPKCLLKQLKDNIVDSTSPLSGSLKERSRLEFGNHSRDSDPVDAVDSDGFKQGHEVGGTNTQHVAPTRNSDAFTQADKNTTYPVYSHSVGSGKGSMYADLTDKNGKTKSQLGRALVRAKRSIDASTAHEVEVNETEAISENSSDPCAKAAKKLKQFVFSPIRNTVPDLLLSGRDAFPAESSGGSQPIVQNGNSKDEAQVGAFEANGGLNDGCAEHAASRSGLHGSDSNHNEFLPQRMSTDNKFQNIGRSSNGCTELGTSSGSGSCQVVMQQDSRTHGSKHDLEFNLPQDLQHGEPSKVAKENIEQSHEFEFSNDTDEYHDESTALASRKNDFLSSQYAQGEDFLAAADCNELNLCVKCNVGGKLFVCSSDTCPLMLHESCLGSVPNFDYKGNFYCPFCAYSRAISEYLDGKKKVSLARKHLAAFIGLGAGQQSKKLLPKSQGMKPHQSREDKNEQLCHNENGRSSLNEVTEAGSAPVDRNSVGVQIMQTGSPQPEASAPEQCLVAGQQPEGSELGCHRSKQNQSREEEELCHNGNGNKNSLKKADEAGSGPVNINSTNAELMQMYPPQPPVSHEPVCQGSSSIEENSEEDDIGSRYRVQFRNPEKKHTFPITPQLRRRKVQWTKIEEETLKSLPLLLQEGVQRFSHFPDRWKQILEFGCDVFLKGRTTGDLKDKWRNMSRAKERAT, encoded by the exons ATGGTCTCTGAAGCACTGCAACAGTCTTTCATGGCTACCAAACGTTCCTGTACATCATCTCTACCCTGGATTTGGGTGATTGAAGCACTAGCAAGCTTCAATGAAATAGATACATCTTTACTCATCA ATTTGGTTAAGAGGACTCCTGACATTTCCGATCTGGGGAGAAATGCTAAGGAAATGGTTTCCTTGAGAGTTTTAGAGAGCTTATTTGTCCAAAGAAACCCGAATGCAAATAATGTTGCTTCAGTTCCAGGTGCCGAAATTGAACTTGATCCATCAAAGAGCTGTGAAGATGTCCTTCACCGAATATTGTTGGAG ATTTCTGCATCAGATATAAAAACAGCAGCGCCTGAGATGTTGAAATGGGATGTTCGGTCATTCATTATGAAAAAGAGATCTCTCCTGCCGAAGTGTCTTTTGAAACAA CTTAAAGATAACATTGTAGATTCTACCAGTCCTCTTTCTGGATCCTTGAAAGAAAGAAGTCGATTGGAGTTCGGGAATCACTCCAGAGATAGTGATCCTGTTGATGCTGTTGATTCTGATGGCTTTAAGCAGGGACATGAAGTAGGAGGCACAAATACCCAACATGTTGCACCAACTAGGAACTCGGATGCTTTTACCCAGGCCGATAAAAatacaacatacccagtatattcccacagtgtggggtctgggaagggtagtatGTACGCTGACCTTACCGATAAAAATGGCAAGACAAAAAGTCAGCTTGGAAGAGCTCTGGTGCGTGCTAAGCGGAGTATCGATGCCTCCACTGCTCATGAAGTAGAAGTCAATGAAACTGAAGCCATATCAGAGAACAGTTCTGATCCTTGTGCTAAGGCTGCCAAGAAGTTGAAGCAGTTTGTCTTTAGTCCCATTCGAAACACAGTTCCTGATTTGCTATTGTCTGGGAGAGATGCATTCCCAGCAGAATCATCTGGAGGAAGTCAACCTATTGTTCAAAATGGGAACTCGAAAGATGAAGCTCAAGTTGGGGCCTTCGAAGCAAATGGAGGCCTGAACGATGGTTGTGCTGAGCATGCTGCATCAAGAAGTGGTTTACATGGAAGTGACTCTAATCACAATGAGTTCTTGCCTCAAAGAATGAGCACAgacaacaagttccaaaatattGGACGTAGCAGCAATGGTTGTACTGAACTTGGAACATCCAGTGGCTCTGGCTCATGCCAGGTGGTGATGCAACAAGATTCTCGCACTCATGGATCCAAACATGACCTGGAGTTTAATCTTCCACAAGATTTGCAACATGGTGAGCCTTCAAAAGTAGCCAAAGAGAATATTGAGCAAAGTCATGAATTTGAGTTCTCTAATGATACTGATGAGTATCACGATGAGAGCACTGCTCTTGCTTCACGGAAGAATGATTTCTTGAGCTCGCAATATGCTCAGGGTGAAGATTTTTTGGCAGCTGCTGATTGTAATGAGCTTAATCTTTGTGTGAAGTGTAATGTAGGGGGGAAATTATTTGTCTGTAGTTCTGACACCTGCCCATTAATGCTTCATGAAAGTTGCTTGGGTTCTGTACCCAACTTTGATTACAAAGGGAACTTCTACTGCCCCTTTTGTGCATATTCTCGAGCAATTTCTGAATACCTGGACGGTAAGAAGAAGGTCTCACTTGCTAGGAAACATTTGGCTGCATTTATTGGCTTGGGAGCTGGACAACAATCAAAGAAGTTGCTACCTAAATCACAAGGAATGAAGCCGCATCAATCTCGAGAGGATAAGAATGAGCAATTATGCCACAATGAGAATGGGAGGAGTTCCTTGAATGAGGTTACAGAAGCAGGAAGTGCTCCAGTCGACAGGAATTCCGTTGGAGTTCAAATCATGCAGACGGGTTCACCTCAACCAGAGGCTTCTGCACCTGAACAATGCTTGGTAGCTGGTCAACAACCTGAAGGATCAGAACTTGGATGTCATAGATCTAAGCAGAATCAGTCCAGAGAGGAAGAAGAGTTGTGTCATAATGGGAATGGAAACAAGAATTCTTTGAAGAAGGCTGATGAAGCGGGAAGTGGTCCTGTTAATATAAATTCTACGAATGCTGAACTCATGCAGATGTATCCACCTCAACCACCTGTTTCTCATGAACCTGTGTGTCAAGGAAGTTCTTCTATAGAAGAAAATTCTGAAGAAGATGATATTGGTTCCAGATATCGTGTACAATTTAGGAATCCAGAGAAGAAGCA TACCTTTCCCATAACACCTCAATTGAGGAGGAGGAAGGTCCAATGGACAAAGATAGAGGAGGAAACGTTAAAG TCTTTGCCATTGCTGCTGCAGGAGGGAGTACAACGATTCTCACATTTTCCTGATAGATGGAAGCAGATTTTGGAATTTGGATGTGATGTTTTCCTGAAAGGTCGGACCACTGGGGACCTTAAAGATAAGTGGAGGAACATGAGCAGAGCAAAGGAGAGAGCAACGTAA
- the LOC107766321 gene encoding uncharacterized protein LOC107766321 isoform X4 — translation MLKWDVRSFIMKKRSLLPKCLLKQLKDNIVDSTSPLSGSLKERSRLEFGNHSRDSDPVDAVDSDGFKQGHEVGGTNTQHVAPTRNSDAFTQADKNTTYPVYSHSVGSGKGSMYADLTDKNGKTKSQLGRALVRAKRSIDASTAHEVEVNETEAISENSSDPCAKAAKKLKQFVFSPIRNTVPDLLLSGRDAFPAESSGGSQPIVQNGNSKDEAQVGAFEANGGLNDGCAEHAASRSGLHGSDSNHNEFLPQRMSTDNKFQNIGRSSNGCTELGTSSGSGSCQVVMQQDSRTHGSKHDLEFNLPQDLQHGEPSKVAKENIEQSHEFEFSNDTDEYHDESTALASRKNDFLSSQYAQGEDFLAAADCNELNLCVKCNVGGKLFVCSSDTCPLMLHESCLGSVPNFDYKGNFYCPFCAYSRAISEYLDGKKKVSLARKHLAAFIGLGAGQQSKKLLPKSQGMKPHQSREDKNEQLCHNENGRSSLNEVTEAGSAPVDRNSVGVQIMQTGSPQPEASAPEQCLVAGQQPEGSELGCHRSKQNQSREEEELCHNGNGNKNSLKKADEAGSGPVNINSTNAELMQMYPPQPPVSHEPVCQGSSSIEENSEEDDIGSRYRVQFRNPEKKHTFPITPQLRRRKVQWTKIEEETLKSLPLLLQEGVQRFSHFPDRWKQILEFGCDVFLKGRTTGDLKDKWRNMSRAKERAT, via the exons ATGTTGAAATGGGATGTTCGGTCATTCATTATGAAAAAGAGATCTCTCCTGCCGAAGTGTCTTTTGAAACAA CTTAAAGATAACATTGTAGATTCTACCAGTCCTCTTTCTGGATCCTTGAAAGAAAGAAGTCGATTGGAGTTCGGGAATCACTCCAGAGATAGTGATCCTGTTGATGCTGTTGATTCTGATGGCTTTAAGCAGGGACATGAAGTAGGAGGCACAAATACCCAACATGTTGCACCAACTAGGAACTCGGATGCTTTTACCCAGGCCGATAAAAatacaacatacccagtatattcccacagtgtggggtctgggaagggtagtatGTACGCTGACCTTACCGATAAAAATGGCAAGACAAAAAGTCAGCTTGGAAGAGCTCTGGTGCGTGCTAAGCGGAGTATCGATGCCTCCACTGCTCATGAAGTAGAAGTCAATGAAACTGAAGCCATATCAGAGAACAGTTCTGATCCTTGTGCTAAGGCTGCCAAGAAGTTGAAGCAGTTTGTCTTTAGTCCCATTCGAAACACAGTTCCTGATTTGCTATTGTCTGGGAGAGATGCATTCCCAGCAGAATCATCTGGAGGAAGTCAACCTATTGTTCAAAATGGGAACTCGAAAGATGAAGCTCAAGTTGGGGCCTTCGAAGCAAATGGAGGCCTGAACGATGGTTGTGCTGAGCATGCTGCATCAAGAAGTGGTTTACATGGAAGTGACTCTAATCACAATGAGTTCTTGCCTCAAAGAATGAGCACAgacaacaagttccaaaatattGGACGTAGCAGCAATGGTTGTACTGAACTTGGAACATCCAGTGGCTCTGGCTCATGCCAGGTGGTGATGCAACAAGATTCTCGCACTCATGGATCCAAACATGACCTGGAGTTTAATCTTCCACAAGATTTGCAACATGGTGAGCCTTCAAAAGTAGCCAAAGAGAATATTGAGCAAAGTCATGAATTTGAGTTCTCTAATGATACTGATGAGTATCACGATGAGAGCACTGCTCTTGCTTCACGGAAGAATGATTTCTTGAGCTCGCAATATGCTCAGGGTGAAGATTTTTTGGCAGCTGCTGATTGTAATGAGCTTAATCTTTGTGTGAAGTGTAATGTAGGGGGGAAATTATTTGTCTGTAGTTCTGACACCTGCCCATTAATGCTTCATGAAAGTTGCTTGGGTTCTGTACCCAACTTTGATTACAAAGGGAACTTCTACTGCCCCTTTTGTGCATATTCTCGAGCAATTTCTGAATACCTGGACGGTAAGAAGAAGGTCTCACTTGCTAGGAAACATTTGGCTGCATTTATTGGCTTGGGAGCTGGACAACAATCAAAGAAGTTGCTACCTAAATCACAAGGAATGAAGCCGCATCAATCTCGAGAGGATAAGAATGAGCAATTATGCCACAATGAGAATGGGAGGAGTTCCTTGAATGAGGTTACAGAAGCAGGAAGTGCTCCAGTCGACAGGAATTCCGTTGGAGTTCAAATCATGCAGACGGGTTCACCTCAACCAGAGGCTTCTGCACCTGAACAATGCTTGGTAGCTGGTCAACAACCTGAAGGATCAGAACTTGGATGTCATAGATCTAAGCAGAATCAGTCCAGAGAGGAAGAAGAGTTGTGTCATAATGGGAATGGAAACAAGAATTCTTTGAAGAAGGCTGATGAAGCGGGAAGTGGTCCTGTTAATATAAATTCTACGAATGCTGAACTCATGCAGATGTATCCACCTCAACCACCTGTTTCTCATGAACCTGTGTGTCAAGGAAGTTCTTCTATAGAAGAAAATTCTGAAGAAGATGATATTGGTTCCAGATATCGTGTACAATTTAGGAATCCAGAGAAGAAGCA TACCTTTCCCATAACACCTCAATTGAGGAGGAGGAAGGTCCAATGGACAAAGATAGAGGAGGAAACGTTAAAG TCTTTGCCATTGCTGCTGCAGGAGGGAGTACAACGATTCTCACATTTTCCTGATAGATGGAAGCAGATTTTGGAATTTGGATGTGATGTTTTCCTGAAAGGTCGGACCACTGGGGACCTTAAAGATAAGTGGAGGAACATGAGCAGAGCAAAGGAGAGAGCAACGTAA